A window of the Archocentrus centrarchus isolate MPI-CPG fArcCen1 chromosome 9, fArcCen1, whole genome shotgun sequence genome harbors these coding sequences:
- the acacb gene encoding acetyl-CoA carboxylase isoform X2, producing the protein MLEFAVLGLVLWILLLWRINSKTVIMPVKEEEPPYAAKEGMPTACTPHGGEHPLSTVAAASTQTNLNMPQAASASAGLDVKTVDSDPLQGSSEVNSGQPSLPPTTQKPKSITPMLSSGPEARERLKFILGASEDNSSDEEPLVTKPPSGASQPPTSTMKSSPQQAPSVVPQSSSSGIKPSMSGPHLVKKGREHRKMDLHRDFTVASPAEFVTRFGGSRVIEKVLIANNGIAAVKCMRSIRRWSYEMFRNERAIRFVVMVTPEDLKANAEYIKMADHYVPVPGGTNNNNYANVELIVDVAKRIQVEAVWAGWGHASENPKLPELLSKAGISFLGPSSKAMWALGDKVASSIVAQSADIPTLPWSGSGLRIDWAEEDQKLGNEISVPPEVYKQGCVCDVDDGLTGAERIGYPVVIKASEGGGGKGIRKVESSDDFPGFFRQVQTEVPGSPIFIMQMAQHARHLEVQILADMYGNAVSLFGRDCSIQRRHQKIIEEAPATIAAASTLEQMERCAVRLAKMVGYVSAGTVEYLYSEDGSFHFLELNPRLQVEHPCTEMIADVNLPAAQLQIAMGIPLHRIKDIRVLYGESPWGDTIINFDSPDCIPRPRGHVIAARITSENPDEGFKPSSGTVQELNFRSSKNVWGYFSVGATGGLHEFADSQFGHCFSWGENREEAISNMVVAMKELSIRGDFRTTVEYLTKLLETESFRNNDIDTGWLDHLIAEKVQAERPDTLLGVVCGALHVADATFRKSMSDYLHSLERGQVLPAASLLNSVNVDLIYEGVKFCLKVARQSPTTYVVMMNGSHIEIDVHRLNDGGLLLCYDGSSHITYMKEEVDRFRITVGNKTCVFEKENDPTVLRSPSAGKLLQYMVEDGGHVFAGETYAEIEVMKMVMTLTVQQSGCIHFVKRAGAVLESGCVVAHMDLDDPSSIHRVELNTAALPPQQPLPMVGEKLHQVFHSVLENLVNVMDGYCLEEPYFSTKLKEWVATLMKTLRDPSLPLLELQEIMTSVAGRIPPTVEKEIRKVMAQYASNITSVLCQFPSQRIANILDSHAATLQRKADREVFFINTQSIVQLVQRYRSGIRGYMKSVVLDLLKRYLQVEMQFQQAHYDKCVINLREKHKPDMNPVLNYIFSHAQVSKKNILVTILIDQLCGRDPTLADELMAILNELTQLSKMENSKVALRARQVLIASHLPSYELRHNQVESIFLSAIDMYGHQFCPENLKKLILSETSIFDVLPNFFYHSNQVVCMAALEVYVRRGYIAYELNSIQHHQLQDGTCAVDFQFMLPSSHPNRVPVPVSGSGQFKMRRQGSELFLEGALSPPCQRMGAMVAFQCFDDFKRNFDEVLSSFAEPLLENIPFSESCSSFYDEEHFKNARENPIHIINVSIKTADTEDDDALVRAFTAFAQSKKDILFEYGIRRITFLIVQKREFPKFFTFRARDGFQEDRIYRNLEPALAFQLELNRMRNFDLTAVPCANHKMHLYLGAARVQEGAEVTDYRFFIRAIIRHSDLITKEASFEYLQNEGERLLLEAMDELEVAFSNTSVRTDCNHIFLNFVPTVIMDPSKIEESVRSMVMRYGSRLWKLRVLQAELKINIRLTPTGNAIPIRLFLTNESGYYLDISLYKEVTDPSSGQIMFQSYGDKQGPLHGMLINTPYVTKDLLQAKRFQAQTLGTTYVYDFPEMFRQALFKLWGPGDKYPKDVLMCTELVLDPQGRLVQMNRLPGDNDVGMVAFRMKMKTPEYPEGRDIIVICNDITHMIGSFGPQEDELFLKASELARAEGIPRIYIAANSGARIGLAEEVKHMFHVAWIDPSDPYKGFKYLYLTPQDYTRIGATNSVHCQHVEEGGESRYIITDIIGKDDGLGVENLRGSGTIAGESSQAYEEIITMSLVTCRAIGIGAYLVRLGQRVIQVENSHIILTGSGALNKVLGREVYTSNNQLGGVQIMHNNGVTHTSVPDDFEGVFTILQWLSYMPKDKHSPVPIIATTDPVDRVIEFIPTKAPYDPRWMLEGRPHPLVRGAWQSGFFDHGSFMEIMSSWAQTVVVGRARLGGIPLGVITVETRTVEFTVPADPANLDSESKVLQQAGQVWFPDSAFKTAQAICDFNREHLPLMVFANWRGFSGGMKDMYDQILKFGAYIVDALRGFRQPVLVYIPPQAELRGGSWVVIDPTINPLCMELYADRESRGGVLEAEGTVEIKFRRKDLLKTMKRLDSVYASLAEQLASLELSDKECRELEAKLKAREEFLLPIYHQVAVQFVDLHDTPGRMQEKGVISDILDWKNARSFFYWRLRRLLLEQVVKSEILQANKDLSDGHMQSMLRRWFVETEGTVKAYLWDNNQAVVEWLEKHLSKEDGRSTVRDNIKYLKRENTLKHIRSLVQANPDVAMDCIIQMSQIINPSQRAKLSHLLATMDSSNDS; encoded by the exons ATGCTAGAGTTTGCAGTTTTGGGATTAGTCCTGTGGATATTGCTGCTGTGGAGAATAAATAGCAAGACTGTAATAATGCCTGTGAAAGAGGAGGAACCTCCATATGCAGCCAAGGAGGGCATGCCCACTGCATGCACCCCTCATGGAGGCGAACATCCTCTGTCAACAGTTGCAGCTGCCTCAACACAGACCAATCTTAACATGCCTCAGGCTGCCAGTGCGTCTGCAGGTCTTGATGTCAAAACAGTGGACTCTGATCCTCTGCAGGGCTCCTCGGAGGTAAATTCAGGGCAGCCGTCGCTGCCACCAACCACGCAGAAACCTAAGAGCATCACACCAATGCTGAGCTCAGGACCTGAGGCAAGGGAACGCCTGAAGTTCATTCTCGGAGCATCGGAGGATAACTCTTCGGACGAGGAACCTCTGGTCACAAAACCTCCAAGTGGTGCATCTCAGCCACCGACCTCCACCATGAAATCTTCCCCTCAGCAGGCGCCTTCTGTAGTGCCACAGTCCAGCTCATCAGGCATCAA GCCTAGCATGTCTGGTCCTCACTTGGTGAAAAAAGGACGTGAACACAGAAAGATGGATCTACACAGAGACTTTACTGTGGCCTCTCCTGCTGAGTTTGTCACAAGATTTGGTGGCAGCCGCGTCATAGAAAAA GTGCTGATAGCTAATAATGGCATTGCTGCAGTCAAATGTATGCGCTCTATCCGCCGCTGGTCCTATGAAATGTTTCGCAATGAGAGGGCCATCCGTTTTGTTGTCATGGTAACCCCTGAAGACTTGAAAGCCAACGCAG AATACATTAAAATGGCCGACCATTACGTGCCTGTACCTGGTGGCACCAACAATAACAACTATGCCAATGTGGAGCTCATAGTTGACGTTGCCAAAAGAATTCAAGTGGAG GCTGTGTGGGCCGGTTGGGGTCATGCATCTGAAAATCCCAAACTGCCTGAGCTCCTGAGCAAAGCGGGCATTTCATTCTTGG GGCCATCCAGTAAAGCCATGTGGGCTTTAGGGGATAAAGTGGCTTCTTCCATTGTGGCCCAGAGTGCTGACATTCCCACACTACCATGGAGCGGATCAG GTCTGAGAATAGACTGGGCTGAAGAGGACCAAAAACTGGGCAATGAAATCAGTGTTCCTCCAGAAGTCTACAAACAGGGCTGTGTTTGCGATGTAGACGATGGTCTAACA ggAGCCGAGAGAATTGGTTATCCAGTTGTTATCAAGGCCTCTGAGGGTGGAGGTGGAAAGGGTATCCGGAAAGTTGAAAGTTCTGACGATTTCCCAGGTTTCTTTAGACAG GTCCAGACGGAGGTGCCCGGCTCACCCATCTTCATCATGCAAATGGCTCAGCATGCGAGGCACCTGGAGGTCCAGATACTGGCGGACATGTATGGAAATGCCGTCTCTCTGTTTGGACGAGACTGCTCCATCCAGAGAAGGCACCAGAAGATCATCGAGGAGGCTCCTGCCACTATAGCTGCCGCCTCAACATTAGAACAAATGGAGCGG TGTGCTGTACGACTGGCCAAGATGGTAGGCTATGTGAGCGCAGGTACTGTGGAATATCTCTACTCTGAAGATGGAAGTTTCCATTTTCTGGAGTTGAATCCTCGCCTGCAGGTGGAACATCCCTGCACAGAGATGATCGCAGATGTGAACTTGCCAGCTGCCCAACTTCAG ATTGCAATGGGCATCCCCCTTCATAGAATTAAGGACATACGTGTGCTTTATGGCGAGAGTCCGTGGGGTGACACCATTATAAACTTTGACTCTCCGGACTGCATTCCACGTCCGAGAGGGCATGTCATAGCTGCACGGATCACCAGTGAGAATCCAGATGAG GGGTTCAAGCCCAGTTCCGGCACCGTGCAGGAGCTGAACTTCCGAAGCAGTAAAAATGTCTGGGGTTATTTCAGTGTGGGGGCGACTGGTGGCCTCCATGAATTTGCAGATTCCCAGTTTGGACACTGTTTCTCATGGGGCGAGAACCGTGAAGAAGCCATTTc GAACATGGTGGTAGCTATGAAGGAGCTGTCCATCAGAGGTGATTTCCGGACGACTGTTGAATACCTCACTAAATTACTTGAGACCGAAAGCTTTAGAAACAATGATATTGACACTGGTTGGCTGGATCATCTCATTGCAGAGAAAGTGCAG GCAGAGAGACCAGATACTCTGCTTGGTGTTGTCTGTGGGGCTTTGCATGTTGCAGATGCTACCTTCAGAAAGAGCATGTCCGACTATCTGCATTCCCTGGAAAG AGGTCAGGTACTGCCTGCAGCCAGTCTGCTCAACTCTGTCAATGTGGACCTAATTTATGAAGgagtcaaattctgtttgaaG GTGGCTCGGCAATCCCCAACAACTTATGTCGTCATGATGAATGGCTCGCACATTGAAATAGATGTCCACAGGCTGAATGATGGCGGCCTCCTGCTGTGCTACGATGGCAGCAGCCACATCACCTACATGAAAGAAGAAGTGGACAG GTTTCGCATCACTGTTGGCAACAAGACCTGTGTATTTGAGAAAGAGAATGATCCCACAGTGCTCCGGTCACCCTCTGCTGGCAAACTGCTGCAGTACATGGTTGAAGATGGAGGTCATGTTTTTGCAGGGGAGACCTACGCAGAGATTGAG GTGATGAAGATGGTGATGACATTGACTGTGCAGCAGTCTGGCTGTATTCACTTTGTCAAAAGAGCGGGAGCAGTTCTGGAGTCTGGCTGTGTGGTGGCACATATGGATCTGGACGATCCCAGCAGTATACATAGG GTGGAACTGAACACAGCTGCACTGCCACCTCAGCAGCCACTCCCCATGGTTGGGGAAAAGCTTCACCAGGTGTTCCACAGTGTTCTTGAAAACCTGGTTAATGTCATGGATGGGTACTGCCTCGAAGAGCCCTACTTTAGCACCAAG CTGAAAGAGTGGGTTGCTACCTTGATGAAGACACTAAGGGACCCCTCATTGCCGCTTTTGGAACTTCAAGAGATCATGACTAGCGTGGCTGGTCGTATTCCACCTACTGTTGAGAAAGAGATCCGTAAAGTCATGGCTCAGTACGCGAGCAACATCACCTCTGTCCTCTGCCAGTTCCCCAGTCAAAGG ATTGCAAACATTTTAGACAGCCATGCAGCAACCTTACAGAGGAAGGCTGACCGAGAGGTTTTCTTCATTAACACTCAGAGCATTGTACAGCTGGTGCAGag atatCGGAGTGGAATCCGTGGTTACATGAAGTCTGTGGTTCTTGATCTCTTGAAGCGCTACCTGCAGGTAGAGATGCAGTTTCAACAAG CTCACTATGATAAGTGTGTTATCAACCTGAGAGAGAAGCACAAACCTGACATGAATCCCGTGCTTAACTACATCTTCTCTCATGCTCAAGTGTCCAAAAAGAACATCCTGGTCACAATACTTATT GACCAACTGTGTGGACGGGATCCCACTCTGGCAGATGAGCTCATGGCTATTTTGAATGAACTCACACAGCTTAGCAAGATGGAGAACTCAAAGGTAGCCTTAAGAGCTAGACAG GTCCTGATTGCTTCCCATTTGCCATCATATGAGCTGAGACACAACCAGGTGGAGTCCATCTTCCTGTCAGCCATTGACATGTATGGCCACCAGTTTTGTCCAGAGAATTTGAAG AAACTCATTCTTTCCGAAACCTCCATTTTTGATGTTCTGCCCAACTTCTTCTATCACTCCAATCAAGTCGTATGCATGGCCGCTTTGGAG GTGTATGTTCGCAGAGGTTACATCGCCTACGAGCTAAACAGCATCCAGCATCACCAGCTGCAGGATGGAACGTGCGCTGTAGACTTTCAGTTTATGTTGCCATCATCACATCCAAACAG gGTTCCTGTGCCAGTCAGTGGATCAGGCCAATTTAAAATGAGAAGGCAGGGCAGTGAGCTCTTCCTGGAAGGAGCCTTGTCTCCACCATGCCAGCGAATGGGGGCCATGGTGGCTTTCCAGTGTTTTGATGACTTCAAAAG gaatTTTGATGAAGTTCTTTCGAGTTTTGCAGAGCCACTTTTGGAGAATATTCCTTTCTCGGAGTCCTGCTCCAGTTTCTACGATGAAGAGCACTTCAAG AATGCCAGGGAAAACCCAATCCACATCATTAATGTGTCCATAAAAACAGCGGACACAGAAGATGATGATGCCTTAGTCAGAGCCTTCACTGCCTTTGCCCAGTCAAAG aAAGATATTCTCTTTGAGTATGGAATAAGGAGAATCACCTTTTTGATTGTACAGAAG AGAGAATTTCCTAAGTTCTTCACATTCAGAGCTAGAGACGGG TTTCAGGAAGATCGTATTTACCGAAATCTGGAGCCAGCTTTAGCGTTTCAGCTGGAGCTCAACCGAATGAGGAACTTTGACCTGACAGCTGTTCCCTGCGCCAACCACAAGATGCACCTCTACCTGGGAGCTGCTCGTGTTCAGGAGGGTGCTGAAGTTACAGACTACCGCTTCTTCATCCGAGCAATTATCCGCCACTCAGATCTCATTACAAAG GAAGCATCATTTGAATACCTTCAAAATGAGGGAGAACGTCTTTTGCTGGAAGCCATGGATGAGTTGGAGGTGGCGTTCAGTAACACCAGTGTTCGCACAGACTGCAATCACATCTTCCTCAACTTCGTCCCCACTGTTATCATGGACCCATCTAAA ATAGAGGAGTCTGTCCGTTCTATGGTGATGCGCTATGGCAGTCGGCTTTGGAAGCTGCGGGTCCTGCAGGCGGAGCTGAAGATCAACATCCGTCTTACACCGACTGGGAATGCCATTCCTATCCGCCTGTTTCTCACTAATGAATCTGGCTATTATTTGGACATCAGCTTGTATAAAGAAGTCACTGACCCTAGTTCTGGACAG ATCATGTTTCAGTCATATGGGGATAAGCAGGGTCCCTTGCATGGCATGCTGATCAACACTCCCTATGTGACAAAAGACCTGCTGCAGGCCAAACGCTTCCAGGCTCAAACTCTGGGTACTACATACGTCTATGACTTCCCTGAGATGTTCAGACAG GCATTATTCAAGCTTTGGGGTCCAGGGGACAAATACCCTAAGGATGTGTTGATGTGTACTGAGCTCGTTCTGGACCCACAAGGTCGACTGGTGCAGATGAACCGCCTGCCTGGAGACAATGAC GTGGGAATGGTTGCCTTCAGGATGAAAATGAAGACTCCGGAGTACCCTGAGGGCAGAGACATTATTGTCATCTGTAATGACATCACTCACATGATTGGCTCATTCGGTCCCCAAGAGGATGAGCTGTTCCTCAAGGCATCTGAGTTGGCTCGTGCTGAAGGCATCCCCCGCATTTACATCGCAGCCAACAGTGGTGCGCGTATTGGCCTCGCTGAAGAGGTCAAACACATGTTCCACGTGGCCTGGATTGACCCTTCTGATCCCTACAAG ggtttcaaATACCTTTATCTGACACCTCAGGACTACACCCGTATTGGTGCCACCAATTCTGTTCACTGTCAGCATGTAGAAGAAGGTGGAGAGTCCAG GTACATCATCACTGACATTATTGGGAAGGATGATGGTCTTGGTGTTGAGAACCTGCGAGGTTCTGGCACCATTGCTGGAGAATCTTCTCAGGCCTATGAAGAGATCATTACAATGAGTCTG GTGACCTGTCGTGCTATTGGAATCGGAGCCTATCTGGTTCGTTTGGGGCAGCGAGTGATCCAAGTGGAGAACTCTCACATTATCCTGACAGGATCAGGTGCTCTAAACAAG GTTCTGGGCAGAGAGGTTTATACTTCCAACAACCAGCTGGGAGGAGTCCAGATCATGCACAATAATGGGGTCACACACACCAGTGTGCCAGATGACTTTGAGGGTGTCTTTACCATCCTGCAGTGGCTGTCTTACATGCCAAAG GACAAACACTCACCTGTGCCAATTATAGCAACTACAGATCCAGTAGATAGAGTGATAGAATTTATTCCCACTAAAGCACCGTATGACCCCCGCTGGATGCTAGAAGGCAGACCTCATCCAC TGGTGAGAGGAGCCTGGCAGAGTGGATTCTTTGACCATGGCTCCTTCATGGAGATCATGAGCTCTTGGGCTCAGACGGTGGTGGTCGGGAGAGCACG GTTAGGAGGAATCCCTCTTGGTGTCATTACTGTTGAAACTCGCACTGTTGAGTTCACTGTCCCAGCGGATCCAGCCAACTTGGATTCAGAATCTAAA GTTTTGCAGCAGGCGGGGCAGGTGTGGTTTCCAGATTCAGCTTTTAAGACAGCTCAGGCGATTTGTGACTTCAATCGTGAACATCTGCCTCTCATGGTGTTTGCCAACTGGAGGGGCTTCTCTGGGGGAATGAAGG ACATGTATGACCAGATATTAAAGTTTGGGGCCTACATTGTGGATGCTCTGCGTGGTTTCCGCCAGCCAGTGCTGGTGTACATCCCACCACAGGCGGAGCTGAGAGGGGGCTCCTGGGTGGTGATAGACCCCACCATCAACCCACTGTGTATGGAGCTCTATGCTGACAGGGAGAGCAG AGGTGGCGTGCTGGAGGCTGAGGGTACAGTGGAGATCAAATTCAGAAGGAAAGACCTTCTGAAGACCATGAAAAGACTGGATTCAGTTTATGCTAGTCTGGCTGAGCAGCTCG CTTCACTAGAACTGTCTGACAAAGAGTGCAGAGAGTTGGAGGCAAAACTCAAAGCAAGGGAGGAGTTCCTGTTGCCGATCTACCACCAGGTGGCAGTGCAGTTTGTCGACCTCCATGACACCCCAGGCCGAATGCAAGAGAAGGGGGTCATTAGT GATATTTTGGACTGGAAGAATGCGCGGAGCTTCTTCTACTGGCGCCTACGTCGCCTTCTATTGGAGCAGGTGGTAAAGAGTGAGATTCTACAGGCCAACAAGGATCTCAGTGATGGCCACATGCAGTCCATGCTGCGTCGCTGGTTTGTTGAAACAGAAGGAACAGTGAAG